The nucleotide window CTATGGAAAACGAGGTAGGTGCACCGCATCACAAGACGTATCTTGCGAAGCAGCCATGGCTCATCGCCGCTCTCCCTCTCCCACAGCCCGGTGGTGAGATGTTTGCGAAGGCCTTTGGTCTTTCGGACTATTTCCACATTCATCTAAGACTCCGGTGAATTTGCGGCCATGATATACGCCCTGCGGCAACGCGGCAAGATCAGAAGAAAAATAGATCGCGCAGGAACTTGAAAGACTTCTTCGGCAAACCGAGGATGTTGCGCACCGTGTCGGTGAGCATGGTTTCGGGCGGCATGGAAACCTTGGGGTCAGACAGCTTGCCTTCCAACTTGACCGTGATCCCCGGAACCGCCACGAACGTGGCCTTGATTGCAAGTTCGATGCGGTCTTCGGCCAGATCGAACCAGCCATCGCCATCGGCTGTCATGACAGGCGACTGGACCAGAAACGTCTTGGTGCTGAAGACACCCTTGTTCACATCGAGCAGAATCTTGCCATTGTTGAAACTCGTTCTGGCGTTCTCCCGCTTCTCACTGTCCCAGCCGGAAAATTTATAGGACCCGTCGCGAATGTTCGTAGCCAGAGTTCCCTTGAGGGTACGCAGAATCTGTTCATCGGTAAGCCCGTGTCCGGACAGGTCGGCCTCCAGCCAGCTCTGCCCGGCAACATAACTCTTGCCCGCTATATCCCGCATGAAGGGTGCGCCTTCAAAATTCTTGAGGACCACGTTCACATGGGTGGTGACCTCGTCGTCCCCCACTCTGGCCGCCCACGAACCATTCAGTCGTCCTCCATAGAAGCCTCCGCTGGCTCTCTTGATGCGGATATTGCCGTCCCATGAATCTATATCCACCTCGGCCGGAGCGATAAGCGCATCGCAGAACTTCACCGAGTCCGCCACAACCCGACCGCGAACATTGATGTGTTTCAATGAATCAAGAGGCATGACCGTTGGCTCATCCTCCGGTAGCTCACGGTTGCGGTAGTCCCGTGGGTCAATCTCCCGCTCATGCGCAAAATACTGGTCAACATCCACATCACCGCCCTTGAGCGCCACCTCGAACCCGTTCTCCAGAATGGAAGGCACGACGATGGTTCCAGCCACAGTGGCACCATCGAAAACGCCGTCGAGCTTCGTGAGCTTGGCCCGCAGGCCGTTGAGGGTGAAGTTCCCTGCCAGCCGCGCAGCAGTCAGGGCTGTGGGCTTCTGAAAGCGAATGAGCTCAATGCCGTACAATTCAAGAGTGCGTTTCAGGTTGAAGTCCCGGATGTCAAAGGAGCCTTGCGCCGTTCGCTTCTCGTCGAAAGGATGCTGAACCGAACCGTCCAGCCTCACGGTCGCCCCCATGGCCTTGACCTCAAAGGAGCGCACGCCGATACGGTCTTTCCGGGAGTCCCAGTCGAAACGTCCCTTCAGGACGCCACGTTTCTTTCCTGGCATGAGGAATCCGCCCAAGCGGGTGGATGCCGAAAGGTTCGGCAATACGAGATACTCCAACTCCGGCCCGAGGAGCACCGGACCGGAAAGCCTCGCATCCCCTTCAAGCCTTGGGGAGTCCAGACCACCGCGCACTCTGAGGCTCATCTCGTACGGGAATTCGGCACCGTCTGCGCGTTTCGGCTTGAGGGAACAGTCCACACTCATGGGACCGAACTCCATAGGCTCGCCCTCACTCGCGCGCAAGGTCATGGCAGACCATGAGGTCGAGACCTCAGCCTGCATCCCCCTGAGCCCAAGGATGGAGCGGGCTGTTGGCGGGCAGTCCCGATGGGATAGCGTGACATGCGCCTTGGCAGAGATTTTCCCTTCAGGGTCAAGCGACTTAAAATCATGCAAAGCATCGACGTCAAGGTCATCACCATGCGCATGCAACTGCAGTGAAAGCGTCGGATTCCCGGTAACTTCATTGGTGCCCACCACGGCGTCGAGCGATGCATCAAGCTGTCCGGAAGCAAACGCGCCGGCCGTCACGGCCTGCACGTGACCATCGGAAGCCTTGAGCGTCCCTTTCAACGAAGAAAAGTCACGGCCCTTGATGCGCAGAGAGTCGGCCTTGAGCGTCCCGGATGCATTCAGGCTTCGGAAAAAAGCAAGCCCGAAATCACCCCACTTCCAGGGTTCGCCGGAGAGGAAAAGCGGCAGGTAGAGGTCCAGATCAACATCGCCCGCCTCAAGAGAAAATGTAGAGGCACCTCGGAAAACATGTTCGGCCTTGCCTGCCACCTTCATGCCGTCGAGGTCGGCGTCGAGGCCGTGAAATGCCACGCTTTCCGAATTGCCTTTTATGTTCGCCTTCAGGCTCATGCGCCTAAGCCCGTCAGTCTTCGAGAGGTCGAAGTCCGGAGCCAGCTTCGACAACAGCTTGGCCGGACTGAAGGTGTGCAGAAAAATCCGGCCACTGTACGAGGGTGAATCAAGAGGCTTGGACACGTTCAGGTTGCCGGACATCCGCATGTCAAATACGGAAAACTCCAAACGGCTGATGACGAGGTTTTTGGCTGCCGGGTCCATATCCAACGCAAAAGTCATCCGTGCCGACTCGCCAGTTGGAAGAATTCCTCCCTTTGCCACGAGGTCCACAACGGAATCCCTGAGCAGTTCCGTATGCGCCTTGTCGCCCCCTAGGGCAGTATCAATCTTGCCCTTGATGGTGGTCTCGACGGTCATGTCCTCAAAACCGAATGAGCCGGCAATATCGTAGGCGAGCATCCCGCCGGGAACGTATTTCCCGGTCTTGATCCGCAAGCCCTCGACATGAAATTCCCTGCCGCTGACGCGGTCCTCGATCACCACGTCCGCATCCCTGACGGTAACTCCGCGGATACTGACAAGACGAAAGTCGAAGAACCGGTCATCCGCCGCGTCTTCCAAATCCTGACCCTGCTCAGGGGCGATATGCTCCCAGTTGCCCGCACGCTCAGCGTCGCGGATCATATTCAGGTCCACGTGGTCCGCTTCAACAGTGTC belongs to Desulfovibrio oxyclinae DSM 11498 and includes:
- a CDS encoding AsmA family protein, giving the protein MKRLLRITSMALLLALLLLGAGAWRVSGWLNSQAFRTEMEEVLGNLVRRETTIEGAVDLMFYPWLGVAVEEVRVKNLPQFDGDLATFGRLMFRVRLLPLLQGEVEVDTVEADHVDLNMIRDAERAGNWEHIAPEQGQDLEDAADDRFFDFRLVSIRGVTVRDADVVIEDRVSGREFHVEGLRIKTGKYVPGGMLAYDIAGSFGFEDMTVETTIKGKIDTALGGDKAHTELLRDSVVDLVAKGGILPTGESARMTFALDMDPAAKNLVISRLEFSVFDMRMSGNLNVSKPLDSPSYSGRIFLHTFSPAKLLSKLAPDFDLSKTDGLRRMSLKANIKGNSESVAFHGLDADLDGMKVAGKAEHVFRGASTFSLEAGDVDLDLYLPLFLSGEPWKWGDFGLAFFRSLNASGTLKADSLRIKGRDFSSLKGTLKASDGHVQAVTAGAFASGQLDASLDAVVGTNEVTGNPTLSLQLHAHGDDLDVDALHDFKSLDPEGKISAKAHVTLSHRDCPPTARSILGLRGMQAEVSTSWSAMTLRASEGEPMEFGPMSVDCSLKPKRADGAEFPYEMSLRVRGGLDSPRLEGDARLSGPVLLGPELEYLVLPNLSASTRLGGFLMPGKKRGVLKGRFDWDSRKDRIGVRSFEVKAMGATVRLDGSVQHPFDEKRTAQGSFDIRDFNLKRTLELYGIELIRFQKPTALTAARLAGNFTLNGLRAKLTKLDGVFDGATVAGTIVVPSILENGFEVALKGGDVDVDQYFAHEREIDPRDYRNRELPEDEPTVMPLDSLKHINVRGRVVADSVKFCDALIAPAEVDIDSWDGNIRIKRASGGFYGGRLNGSWAARVGDDEVTTHVNVVLKNFEGAPFMRDIAGKSYVAGQSWLEADLSGHGLTDEQILRTLKGTLATNIRDGSYKFSGWDSEKRENARTSFNNGKILLDVNKGVFSTKTFLVQSPVMTADGDGWFDLAEDRIELAIKATFVAVPGITVKLEGKLSDPKVSMPPETMLTDTVRNILGLPKKSFKFLRDLFFF